From a region of the Georgenia yuyongxinii genome:
- a CDS encoding flavodoxin family protein, with product MDALVVYESMFGNTKAVAEAVAEGLTAGATRAQVCEVGEAPALEDLHVDLLVVGAPTQAFGLSRPQTRADAAARGGGSVISAGKGVREWLGAADHAPGGLRVAAFDTHVKTPMIPGWASHSEEKRLRRLGAKVVGKSRSFYVQGYTGPLLDGELDRARRWGEELAATVGGALVG from the coding sequence ATGGATGCACTGGTCGTGTACGAGTCGATGTTCGGCAACACCAAGGCAGTGGCGGAGGCGGTCGCCGAGGGGCTGACCGCGGGGGCGACGCGGGCCCAGGTGTGCGAGGTGGGTGAGGCGCCCGCCCTGGAGGATCTGCATGTCGACCTCCTCGTCGTGGGGGCACCCACCCAGGCCTTCGGCCTCAGCCGGCCGCAGACCCGCGCCGACGCCGCCGCCCGCGGGGGCGGGTCGGTGATCTCCGCCGGCAAGGGAGTCCGCGAGTGGCTCGGCGCGGCCGACCACGCGCCAGGCGGACTCCGCGTGGCCGCGTTCGACACGCACGTGAAGACCCCGATGATCCCGGGGTGGGCGTCGCACTCCGAGGAGAAGCGGTTGCGCCGCCTCGGTGCGAAGGTGGTGGGCAAGTCCCGCAGCTTCTACGTCCAGGGGTACACCGGCCCGCTGCTCGACGGCGAGCTGGACCGGGCGCGCAGGTGGGGCGAGGAGCTGGCGGCCACCGTGGGCGGGGCGCTGGTGGGCTGA
- a CDS encoding TetR/AcrR family transcriptional regulator: MSTAGRTATVTGRTAPEARRATDRGGRRRTEIAEVAAAILREEGPAGVSHRTVARRVGCSLSLTTYYFESLDELLAEAGRINIGLWASRAEAVAEAAETEPAPTERDAITALVLRACLPEGSELLGHYLQLIAAGGAAPVSTSYRTGRDRLNGAVARVLRRVECTRPPELVIAVVDGAAVSALSEGRDVREDAARLLDHIL, from the coding sequence ATGAGTACGGCGGGACGGACGGCGACGGTCACGGGACGCACAGCGCCCGAGGCCAGGCGCGCCACCGACAGGGGCGGCAGGCGCCGGACGGAGATCGCCGAGGTCGCGGCGGCCATCCTGCGCGAGGAGGGCCCGGCCGGCGTCTCGCACCGCACGGTCGCCCGACGTGTGGGGTGCTCGTTGTCCCTGACGACGTACTACTTCGAGAGCCTGGACGAGCTCCTCGCCGAGGCCGGCCGCATCAACATCGGGCTGTGGGCTTCCCGTGCGGAGGCGGTCGCCGAGGCGGCCGAGACCGAGCCGGCACCGACCGAGCGCGACGCCATCACGGCGTTGGTGCTGCGCGCCTGCCTGCCCGAGGGCAGCGAGCTGCTCGGGCACTACCTCCAGCTGATCGCCGCAGGTGGTGCGGCTCCGGTCAGCACGTCGTACCGCACCGGCCGCGACCGGCTCAACGGCGCGGTCGCCAGGGTATTGCGGCGCGTGGAGTGCACCCGCCCGCCCGAGCTGGTCATCGCCGTGGTCGATGGCGCCGCCGTCAGTGCGCTCAGCGAGGGCCGTGACGTCCGGGAGGACGCGGCAAGGCTCCTCGACCACATCCTGTAA
- a CDS encoding arginine repressor, with translation MSSPAPQQRPASRLGPVSRLGTAPRLSSVRAGAPPAEQQDETPEPLVGALQELVFTVREAENLVVLKTLRGAAPMVAAVIDDAMIAPIVATVAGNDTVLAITRSEVAGGIIARYFRSLAGVGPRRARPVTSSRAGTAALPGAAHDEESG, from the coding sequence GTGAGCAGCCCTGCCCCGCAGCAAAGGCCCGCGTCCCGGCTCGGCCCCGTCTCCCGGCTCGGCACGGCGCCGCGGCTCTCGTCGGTCCGCGCCGGGGCACCCCCAGCCGAGCAGCAGGACGAGACACCCGAACCGCTCGTCGGTGCGCTCCAGGAGCTCGTCTTCACGGTCCGCGAGGCCGAGAACCTCGTGGTCCTGAAGACGCTGCGCGGCGCCGCGCCCATGGTCGCCGCCGTGATCGACGACGCGATGATCGCGCCGATCGTCGCTACCGTGGCGGGGAACGACACCGTCCTGGCGATCACCCGCTCAGAGGTGGCCGGCGGGATCATCGCGCGGTACTTCCGTAGTCTGGCGGGGGTCGGCCCACGACGGGCCCGGCCGGTAACGAGCAGTCGAGCAGGCACGGCAGCGCTCCCGGGTGCTGCCCATGACGAGGAGTCAGGATGA